The window ACCCACGTTTACGTGGGGTTTGGAACGTTCAAACGTTTCCTTAGCCATAGAACACCTCGTTCAATATCGTAAATGATTAAGCTCTTGTAATAATTGCTTCGGCCACACTGGATGGTGCTTCCGAATATTTTTCAAATTCCATGGAATAGGTCGCACGGCCCTGAGAGGCGGAGCGCAGATCGGTTGCATAACCGAACATCTCTGCCAATGGCACGCTGGCATCAACCACCTTGCCTGAAGGGGTATCATCCATTCCAGAAATCAAGCCACGACGACGATTCAGGTCGCCCACCACATCACCCATGTAATCTTCAGGGGTTACAACTTCAACTTTCATCATTGGCTCAAGCAGCACGGCTTTGCCCTTCTCTGAAAGTTGTTTTGTGGCTTGTGAGGCAGCAATTTTAAATGCCATCTCATTCGAGTCAACGTCATGGTATGAGCCGTCGATCAGCGTCGCTTTCAGGCCCAGTAATGGGTAACCCGCCAGAACACCGTTCTTCATCTGCTCAGCAATACCTTTTTCAACCGCCGGGATGTATTCACGCGGAATTGCACCACCAACGATTTCGTTAACAAACTCCAGCCCTTCCTGCTCGGATGGCTCGAATCTGATAACAACATGACCATACTGGCCACGCCCACCGGACTGCTTGGCGAACTTGTTGTTGATCTCTACCGTGGCAGTGATCTTTTCACGGTAAGCAACCTGAGGCTTACCAACGTTCGCTTCCACTTTGAACTCACGACGCATGCGGTCGACGATAATGTCCAGGTGTAACTCACCCATACCGGAGATAATGGTCTGGCCGGTTTCTTCGTCGGTTTCGACACGGAAGGACGGGTCTTCCTGAGCAAGTTTGCCCAGTGCAATGCCCATCTTTTCCTGGTCTGCTTGCGACTTAGGCTCAACCGCAACCGAAATTACCGGATCCGGGAATTCCATGCGCTCGAGGGTGATGCGCTTGTCCTGATCACACAGGGTATCCCCGGTAGTGACATCTTTCAGGCCAATCAGTGCGGCAATATCACCGGCACGCACTTCTTTAATTTCTTCACGGGCATTGGCGTGCATCTGCACCATACGGCCAACACGCTCGCGCTTACCTTTTACCGGATTGTAAACAGCATCTCCGGACTGCAGCACCCCGGAATAAACACGGATAAACGTCAGGGTACCAACAAAGGGGTCGGTGGCAATTTTAAATGCCAGCGCAGAAAACGGCTCTTCATCAGATGCTTCACGAACCGCAACGGTTTCAGCTGCATCATCAAGAATACCTTCGATCGCTTTTACTTCGGTCGGGGATGGCATGAACTCAACAACAGCGTCCAGTACCGCCTGCACACCTTTATTTTTAAAGGCAGAACCACAGGTGACCAATACGATCTCGCCGGCCAGCGTCTGTTGACGCAGCGCAGCTTTAATTTCGTCCTCGGAAAGCTCTTCGCCTTCGAGGTATTTATTCATCAGCTCATCATTGGCTTCGGCGGCCGCTTCAATCAGCTTCTCGCGCCATTCAGCAGCGACATCGGCCAGTTCTGCCGGGATCTCGTCATAACTGAAGGTCATGCCCTGATCAGTATCATTCCAGCTGATGGCTTTCATTTTGATCAGGTCAACAACGCCACGGAAATTGTCTTCCGCACCGATGTTGATCTGAATAGGTACAGCATTGGCGTTGAGACGATCTTTAAGTTGCTTAACAACCATAAAGAAGTCTGCACCGGCGCGGTCCATCTTGTT of the Thalassolituus hydrocarboniclasticus genome contains:
- the fusA gene encoding elongation factor G; the encoded protein is MARTTPIERYRNIGICAHVDAGKTTTTERVLFYTGVSHKLGEVHDGAATMDWMEQEQERGITITSAATTCFWSGMAQQFEQHRINIIDTPGHVDFTIEVERSLRVLDGAVVVLCGSSGVQPQTETVWRQANKYEVPRMVFVNKMDRAGADFFMVVKQLKDRLNANAVPIQINIGAEDNFRGVVDLIKMKAISWNDTDQGMTFSYDEIPAELADVAAEWREKLIEAAAEANDELMNKYLEGEELSEDEIKAALRQQTLAGEIVLVTCGSAFKNKGVQAVLDAVVEFMPSPTEVKAIEGILDDAAETVAVREASDEEPFSALAFKIATDPFVGTLTFIRVYSGVLQSGDAVYNPVKGKRERVGRMVQMHANAREEIKEVRAGDIAALIGLKDVTTGDTLCDQDKRITLERMEFPDPVISVAVEPKSQADQEKMGIALGKLAQEDPSFRVETDEETGQTIISGMGELHLDIIVDRMRREFKVEANVGKPQVAYREKITATVEINNKFAKQSGGRGQYGHVVIRFEPSEQEGLEFVNEIVGGAIPREYIPAVEKGIAEQMKNGVLAGYPLLGLKATLIDGSYHDVDSNEMAFKIAASQATKQLSEKGKAVLLEPMMKVEVVTPEDYMGDVVGDLNRRRGLISGMDDTPSGKVVDASVPLAEMFGYATDLRSASQGRATYSMEFEKYSEAPSSVAEAIITRA